A segment of the Candidatus Izimaplasma bacterium HR1 genome:
TTCAATAACTTCTCCAACTGCGTCTTCTTTAGCTTTTTCCATTGTATCATTTACCTTGTTGATAAGCTTAACGATTAAGAAAACTACAAAAGCGATAATAAAGAAATCAAAAACTGCTTGAATGAAATTACCATAATAAATAGCGTTCTCCATAATTCCTAAAGCTTCATTAGATTCAGTAATTACATACTTATAATTACTGAAGCCTTCATCACCAACAACTAAACTAATTACTGGTGTTAAGATATCTTTAACCAAACTATTAACGATATCCTTAAATGCTGCCCCAATAATAAACCCAACAGCAAGATCTATTACACTTCCCCTGTTTATGAATTTTTTAAATTCACCAATAAAATTTTTCATAACTCCACCTTAACTTTCTTATGATAAGTTTATAATAAAACGATATATCTTTCAAATAATATAAGTGATATAATGGTTATAGAGGTGTATAACACATAAAGAAAGAAGGCATAAATTATGGATAAAAGAACTTGGGTATCATGGGAATTTATAGAAGATTTTATGGTAAGTGCATTTGTAGAAATTGGTGTACCTTTAGAAGATGCTAAAGTATGTGCTGATGTATTAATGGAAAGTGATAGAAGAGGAATTGAATCTCATGGATGTAATAGGTTTAAACCTATTTATATAGATCGTATTAATGCAGGAATTCAATTACCTGTAACTAAAATAGATATATTAAGAGAAACACCAACTACAGCAGTACTTGATGCTAATGATGGTATGGGTATGGTAGCTAGTAAAAGAGCTATGGATATGGCGATTGAAAAAGCTAAGAAATTCGGTATGGGTATGGTTGCAGTTAGAAACTCAACTCACTACGGAATTGCTGGTTACTGGGCGACAATGGCCAGTGACGCAGGAATGATAGGTATAACAGGTACAAATGCTAGACCAAGCATTGCTCCAACATTTGGTGTTGAGAATATGTTAGGGACAAATCCCCTAACATTTGCCTTACCAACAGATGAAGAATTTCCCTTTGTTTTAGACTGTGCCACTTCAATTACCCAAAGGGGTAAAATTGAGTATTACAGTAAAATCGGAAAAGATACTCCAGAAGGTATGGTAGTAGGTAGAGATGGGTTACCAAAAACTGATAGTAATCAAATCTTAAAAGATTTAACTACTCAACAAGCAGCTTTAGCTCCACTTGGTGGTATTGGTGAAGAACTAGCAGGTTATAAAGGTTATGGTTATGCTACAGTAGTTGAAATACTATCAGCTGCTTTACAAGCAGGTAACTTTTTAAAAGCTTTATCAGGTAAAGATGAATCAGGTAATTTAAAACCTTATCATTTAGGGCACTTCTTTATAGCAATAGACACAGAAGCATTTATGGGGTTAGATAGTTTTAAGAAGATAGCTGGTAATATTTTAAGAGACCTTCGTAATAGTGAATTAGCTCCAGGTGAAGAAAAAATATATACTGCAGGAGAAAAAGAATACCTTGCCTGGCAAGAAAGAAAAGATAAAGGTGTACCCCTTAATGAAGCAGTGATGAACGATATTAAAACGGTTAATGAAGCGCTTAAACTAAACAAAAAATTACCATTTTAAAATATAAAAGGAGCTATGCTCCTTTTTTAGTATCAAATAATTAATCACGGATTTGAGACATTGATATCACTTAATGTTTCTACACTTTTAGTTCTAAAATAATTGTTGTAAGTATGTTATACTTAGGAAAGATAATTGATGTACGAAAGT
Coding sequences within it:
- the mscL gene encoding Large-conductance mechanosensitive channel — protein: MKNFIGEFKKFINRGSVIDLAVGFIIGAAFKDIVNSLVKDILTPVISLVVGDEGFSNYKYVITESNEALGIMENAIYYGNFIQAVFDFFIIAFVVFLIVKLINKVNDTMEKAKEDAVGEVIEAVEDVKPKMEVILLDIKELLKPGRKKEE
- the yjmC gene encoding putative oxidoreductase YjmC, which encodes MDKRTWVSWEFIEDFMVSAFVEIGVPLEDAKVCADVLMESDRRGIESHGCNRFKPIYIDRINAGIQLPVTKIDILRETPTTAVLDANDGMGMVASKRAMDMAIEKAKKFGMGMVAVRNSTHYGIAGYWATMASDAGMIGITGTNARPSIAPTFGVENMLGTNPLTFALPTDEEFPFVLDCATSITQRGKIEYYSKIGKDTPEGMVVGRDGLPKTDSNQILKDLTTQQAALAPLGGIGEELAGYKGYGYATVVEILSAALQAGNFLKALSGKDESGNLKPYHLGHFFIAIDTEAFMGLDSFKKIAGNILRDLRNSELAPGEEKIYTAGEKEYLAWQERKDKGVPLNEAVMNDIKTVNEALKLNKKLPF